A genomic window from Agreia sp. COWG includes:
- the glgX gene encoding glycogen debranching protein GlgX produces the protein MTVADPLAHMGVRLTPHGGEIRVWSQHAERIELCIFDDKDANWIVKTIDLSRDRHGVWFGRTRELVPGRRYSLRASGPQGPTHRFDPTRLLLDPYAKGIQRLGSESFRSTVVDESFDWGGVSKPNTPLDHSVIYEAHLKGLSALNPRMPEHLRGSYAGLAHESTIGYLKNLGVTAVQLLPVQSFVSEQRLVKQGLRNYWGYNTLGFFSPHALYASKSAQAAGPSANLREFKGMVRLLHEAGIEVLLDVVYNHTAEEGPDGPTTSLRGLDNAGYYRQTANGTYIDVTGCGNSVNTATPAASRLIMDSLRYWANEVQIDGFRFDLAATLGRNADHYYDPEHPLLTQIVTDPELAGVKMIAEPWDVGMGGWQTGNFPDGWSEWNDRYRDRMRKFWLRDTRSIREHGDPGDGVGMLATRLAGSSNTFAQHRGPLSSVNFVTAHDGFTMADLTAYDTKHNVGNGESNRDGSNDNTSFNHGIEGPTSSRPIEAARRRAMRNLMGTLLLSAGVPMITAGDEFGRSQKGNNNAYCHDSELTWLSWDRRRWQKDHWKTTQHLLRLRRENPALRPVRFGIFGETTPGASQMDWYDADGSSMSVYDWNSPENRTLQYLAASTPEHEAFNRILLVIHGIEAPVTVTLPVHHGVVSYTELWNSGEDAPHPEEGPTYPPGTALEMAPSSLRLFRAN, from the coding sequence ATGACTGTCGCCGATCCCCTCGCCCATATGGGCGTTCGCCTCACCCCGCACGGAGGCGAGATCCGCGTCTGGTCGCAGCACGCGGAGCGTATCGAGCTGTGCATCTTCGACGACAAGGATGCGAACTGGATCGTCAAGACGATCGACCTCAGCCGCGACCGCCACGGGGTCTGGTTCGGCCGCACCCGCGAACTGGTTCCCGGCCGTCGCTACAGCCTCCGCGCATCCGGCCCGCAGGGGCCCACGCACCGTTTCGACCCCACCAGGTTGCTCCTCGATCCGTACGCCAAGGGTATCCAGCGCCTCGGCTCGGAGTCGTTCCGCTCGACCGTCGTCGACGAGAGCTTCGACTGGGGCGGCGTCTCGAAGCCCAACACCCCGCTGGATCACTCCGTGATCTACGAGGCTCACCTCAAGGGGCTCTCCGCCCTCAATCCGCGCATGCCGGAGCATCTGCGGGGAAGCTACGCCGGACTCGCGCACGAGAGCACCATCGGATACCTGAAGAATCTCGGCGTCACGGCCGTTCAGCTGCTACCCGTGCAGTCGTTCGTGTCGGAGCAGCGACTCGTCAAGCAGGGCCTCCGCAATTACTGGGGGTACAACACCCTCGGCTTCTTCAGCCCGCACGCGCTCTACGCGTCGAAGTCGGCGCAGGCCGCGGGCCCTTCTGCAAACCTGCGGGAATTCAAGGGCATGGTGCGACTGCTGCACGAGGCCGGCATCGAGGTGCTGCTCGACGTGGTCTACAACCACACCGCGGAGGAGGGTCCCGACGGACCGACGACCAGCCTGCGTGGCCTCGACAACGCCGGCTACTACCGGCAGACGGCGAACGGCACCTACATCGACGTGACCGGATGCGGCAACAGCGTCAACACCGCGACCCCGGCCGCGTCGCGGCTCATCATGGACTCCCTGCGCTACTGGGCCAACGAGGTGCAGATCGACGGATTCCGGTTCGATCTCGCCGCCACCCTCGGACGCAACGCCGACCACTATTACGACCCCGAGCATCCGCTTCTCACCCAGATCGTGACAGACCCCGAGTTGGCCGGCGTGAAGATGATCGCCGAGCCCTGGGACGTGGGCATGGGCGGGTGGCAGACGGGAAACTTTCCCGACGGGTGGTCGGAGTGGAACGACCGCTACCGCGACCGCATGCGCAAGTTCTGGCTGCGGGACACCCGCTCGATTCGCGAACACGGCGATCCGGGCGACGGGGTCGGCATGCTCGCCACCCGACTCGCGGGATCGTCGAACACCTTCGCGCAGCACCGCGGCCCACTCTCGTCGGTGAACTTCGTCACCGCCCACGACGGCTTCACCATGGCCGACCTCACGGCCTACGACACGAAGCACAACGTGGGCAATGGCGAGTCCAACCGCGACGGGAGCAACGACAACACGTCGTTCAACCACGGCATCGAGGGGCCCACCTCGTCGAGGCCGATCGAGGCGGCCCGGCGCCGTGCCATGCGCAACCTCATGGGAACCCTGCTGCTCTCGGCCGGCGTGCCGATGATCACCGCGGGCGACGAGTTCGGCCGCAGCCAGAAGGGCAACAACAACGCATACTGCCACGACAGCGAGCTCACCTGGCTGAGCTGGGATAGGCGACGCTGGCAGAAGGACCACTGGAAGACGACGCAGCATCTGCTGCGGTTGCGGCGCGAGAACCCGGCGTTGCGTCCGGTGCGCTTCGGCATCTTCGGCGAGACGACCCCGGGGGCCAGCCAGATGGACTGGTACGACGCCGACGGATCGTCGATGTCGGTCTACGACTGGAACTCCCCCGAGAATCGCACCCTGCAGTATCTGGCCGCCTCGACGCCGGAGCACGAGGCGTTCAACCGAATCCTGCTCGTCATCCATGGCATCGAGGCTCCGGTCACCGTGACGCTGCCCGTGCACCACGGCGTCGTCTCCTACACCGAGCTGTGGAACTCGGGAGAGGACGCACCCCACCCCGAGGAGGGCCCGACCTATCCTCCGGGCACCGCGCTCGAGATGGCCCCATCGAGCCTGCGCCTCTTCCGCGCGAACTGA
- the ligA gene encoding NAD-dependent DNA ligase LigA, with protein sequence MADVLPTEATDDLERAKAEVERLTSRIIELRDQYYEKNASTVSDSDYDALVRRLGELERAHPELQSHDSPTQTVGGRAETAMFTPVTHAERMLSLDNVFSEEELREWAAKIERDAGRSAVRYLSELKIDGLAINLRYENGVLVTAATRGDGVVGEDVTDNVLQIKQIPARLRGTGHPAIVEVRGEIFFPVASFDELNAAQEAAGERVFANPRNAAAGSLRQKSEGKNAKQLALVEDRLSRLRMLVHGIGAWPNPPVDAQSEVYGLLAEWGLPTSTYYRVFGEVDEVVEFIRYYGINRASVEHQIDGIVIKVDNLALHEELGATSRAPRWATAYKYPPEEVNTRLLDIVVSVGRTGRATPFAVMQKVEVAGSEVRQATLHNQDVVKAKGVLIGDTVVLRKAGDVIPEVLGPVVELRDGTEREFVMPENCPECGTRLAPAKEGDIDLRCPNARSCPAQVRGRVEHVGSRGGLDIEVLGEVSAAALTQPLEPAEPPLETEAGLFALQMRDIFPITVLVRDNETGMVKLTDDGEPKRVQPFQRRRQKRDGAYDPESADFAGDEVAVPSTNAIKLLSEIEKAKTKPLWRMLVSLSIRHVGPVAARALADYFGSLDAIRAASRDELAAVDGVGPIIADALIEWFGVDWHVAIVEAWAAAGVQFATPGHPGPGAAAVEGGVLSGVTVVATGSLEGFTREGALEAIITAGGKAASSVSKKTDFVAAGPGAGSKLTKAEALGLRIIDAEQFAILVTQGPDSLGPAPEAEPTDGETDAGQPGA encoded by the coding sequence ATGGCCGACGTGCTGCCCACCGAGGCCACCGACGACCTCGAGCGGGCCAAGGCCGAGGTCGAGCGGCTGACCTCGCGCATCATCGAGTTGCGCGACCAGTACTACGAGAAGAATGCCTCCACGGTCTCGGACTCCGACTACGACGCCCTCGTTCGCAGACTCGGCGAACTCGAGCGAGCACACCCCGAGCTGCAGAGCCACGACAGCCCGACCCAGACGGTGGGGGGCCGCGCCGAGACCGCCATGTTCACGCCCGTCACCCATGCCGAGCGCATGCTCAGCCTCGACAACGTGTTCAGCGAAGAAGAGCTGCGCGAGTGGGCGGCCAAGATCGAGCGCGACGCCGGTCGCAGCGCGGTGCGCTACCTGTCGGAGCTCAAGATCGACGGCCTCGCCATCAACCTCCGCTATGAGAACGGCGTGCTGGTCACGGCGGCCACCCGCGGAGACGGCGTCGTCGGCGAAGACGTCACCGACAACGTGCTGCAGATCAAGCAGATTCCCGCGCGGCTGAGGGGCACCGGGCATCCGGCCATCGTCGAGGTCCGCGGCGAGATCTTCTTTCCGGTCGCCTCGTTCGACGAGCTGAACGCGGCTCAAGAGGCCGCCGGCGAAAGGGTGTTCGCCAATCCGCGCAACGCGGCCGCGGGCTCCCTGCGCCAGAAGTCCGAGGGCAAGAACGCCAAGCAGCTCGCCTTGGTCGAGGATCGCCTCTCCCGGCTGAGGATGCTGGTGCACGGTATCGGTGCCTGGCCGAACCCTCCCGTCGATGCCCAGAGCGAGGTCTACGGTCTGCTCGCCGAGTGGGGCCTGCCCACCTCGACCTACTACCGCGTGTTCGGCGAGGTCGACGAGGTGGTGGAGTTCATCCGCTACTACGGCATCAATCGAGCGAGCGTCGAGCACCAGATCGACGGCATCGTGATCAAGGTCGACAACCTCGCCCTGCACGAAGAACTGGGGGCCACGTCGCGCGCGCCCCGCTGGGCGACCGCCTACAAGTACCCGCCCGAAGAGGTGAACACCCGCCTGCTCGACATCGTGGTGAGTGTCGGCCGCACCGGCCGGGCCACACCCTTCGCCGTGATGCAGAAGGTCGAGGTCGCCGGCAGCGAGGTTCGCCAGGCCACGCTGCACAACCAAGACGTGGTCAAGGCCAAGGGCGTACTCATCGGCGACACGGTCGTGCTGCGCAAGGCCGGAGACGTCATTCCCGAGGTGCTCGGCCCGGTGGTCGAGCTGCGCGACGGCACCGAGCGCGAATTCGTGATGCCCGAGAACTGCCCGGAGTGCGGAACGAGGCTGGCGCCGGCGAAAGAGGGCGACATCGACCTGCGCTGCCCGAACGCCCGCAGCTGCCCCGCGCAGGTGCGCGGCCGCGTCGAGCACGTCGGCTCCCGCGGGGGCCTCGATATCGAGGTGCTCGGAGAGGTCTCAGCTGCGGCGCTCACCCAGCCCCTCGAACCGGCCGAGCCGCCGCTCGAGACAGAGGCCGGCCTCTTTGCTCTGCAGATGCGCGACATCTTCCCCATCACCGTGCTCGTGCGCGACAACGAGACGGGCATGGTCAAGCTCACCGACGACGGAGAGCCCAAGCGGGTGCAGCCGTTCCAGCGCCGTCGACAGAAAAGAGATGGCGCCTACGACCCCGAATCGGCCGACTTCGCCGGCGACGAGGTCGCCGTGCCCTCCACGAACGCGATCAAGCTGCTCTCCGAGATCGAGAAGGCCAAGACCAAGCCCCTCTGGCGCATGCTGGTGTCGCTGTCGATCAGGCACGTCGGCCCTGTGGCTGCGCGGGCGCTCGCCGACTACTTCGGATCGCTCGACGCGATTCGCGCTGCGAGTCGCGATGAGCTGGCCGCAGTAGACGGAGTCGGTCCGATCATCGCCGACGCGCTCATCGAGTGGTTCGGCGTCGACTGGCACGTGGCCATCGTCGAGGCGTGGGCCGCGGCCGGCGTGCAGTTCGCGACCCCTGGGCATCCGGGGCCGGGTGCAGCGGCCGTCGAGGGCGGCGTGCTGTCGGGTGTCACCGTCGTCGCCACCGGCTCGCTCGAGGGGTTCACCCGCGAGGGTGCGCTCGAGGCCATCATCACCGCCGGCGGAAAGGCCGCATCCAGCGTGAGCAAGAAGACCGACTTCGTGGCCGCGGGCCCGGGCGCTGGCTCGAAGCTCACCAAGGCCGAGGCCCTCGGCCTGCGCATCATCGACGCAGAACAGTTCGCCATCCTGGTCACCCAGGGTCCGGATTCGCTGGGCCCGGCCCCCGAGGCGGAGCCCACCGATGGAGAGACGGACGCCGGGCAGCCGGGGGCCTGA
- a CDS encoding endonuclease/exonuclease/phosphatase family protein: MSLLAEAPSASPSTKRRQPQRRRPLSAAIVAGSLVLAAAMVFHTLVPDVGGFGFVIDSAAPWLGLGIPLLVVLSAFARRGRPWVAICVPLLAWAIIFGPSIVPLSWTAPAASANTLTVASQNVEASSGTGAASATALAATDADVIAIQEMDSTTSADVGAVLDADYQYSYQVGTVGLWSTYPILNAQPWDLGLGWQRALAADIETPDGLVSIYVIHAASARIGDHGDRDEMLKNLADVLPNDENDRVIAVGDFNAASSDRAFQPILSQLSEPNQSDGWFGFTWPSSPFAAARLDHFLQRGMTVTSNTVIPAGGSDHRAILASVNL, encoded by the coding sequence ATGTCTCTCCTGGCCGAGGCGCCCTCAGCGTCGCCTTCTACGAAGCGGCGCCAGCCCCAGCGCCGGCGCCCGCTCAGTGCTGCCATCGTCGCCGGCTCGCTCGTTCTCGCCGCGGCAATGGTCTTTCACACCCTCGTGCCGGATGTCGGCGGGTTCGGATTCGTGATCGATTCGGCGGCCCCGTGGCTGGGCCTGGGGATCCCCCTGCTCGTGGTGCTGTCGGCGTTCGCCCGACGCGGTCGACCGTGGGTCGCGATCTGCGTTCCCCTGCTGGCGTGGGCGATCATCTTCGGTCCGTCGATCGTTCCGCTGAGCTGGACAGCTCCAGCCGCGAGCGCGAACACCCTCACCGTTGCGAGCCAGAACGTGGAGGCATCGAGCGGAACGGGAGCGGCCTCCGCCACGGCTCTCGCGGCGACCGACGCCGACGTGATCGCCATCCAGGAGATGGACTCCACCACGAGTGCAGACGTCGGCGCCGTTCTCGACGCTGACTACCAGTACTCCTATCAGGTGGGAACCGTCGGGCTCTGGAGCACCTACCCGATTCTGAACGCCCAGCCCTGGGACCTCGGTCTGGGCTGGCAGCGCGCTCTCGCAGCAGACATCGAGACGCCCGACGGGCTCGTCAGCATCTACGTGATCCACGCGGCCTCGGCACGCATCGGCGACCACGGCGACCGAGACGAGATGCTGAAGAACCTGGCCGATGTTCTGCCGAACGACGAGAACGATCGGGTCATCGCCGTGGGCGACTTCAACGCGGCGTCGAGCGACAGGGCGTTCCAGCCGATCCTGTCGCAGCTGTCGGAGCCCAACCAGAGCGACGGATGGTTCGGCTTCACCTGGCCGAGCTCCCCATTCGCCGCCGCTCGCCTCGACCACTTCCTGCAGCGAGGCATGACGGTGACGAGCAACACGGTGATTCCGGCCGGTGGCAGCGACCACCGGGCAATTCTGGCGAGCGTGAATCTCTAG
- a CDS encoding cysteine desulfurase family protein — translation MPVYLDHAATTPMLPDALAAYVEALGVVGNPASIHSQGQQARRMLEEARENIAASVGADSVEVVLTSGGTEAVNLGVKGLFWKRQEGHPRPRILVPGGEHHATIDAVDWLASHDGADIEWLPIDENGRLHPATLREALERESDSIALVTFLWANNEVGTIQPVAELTAVASEFGVPSHVDAVSAFGYVLLDFHASGAAALSISAHKVGGPVGVGALLLARSAEVVPLFHGGSQQRGRSGTQDVAGAVSFGVAATRAAAEVAEHAASLSVLRDRLVDGVRAAVPEAVLRGDPDAEGRLPGNAHFTFPGCEGDSLLFLLDVAGLSVSTGSACQAGVPEASHVLTAMGLSEADARGALRMTLGHGTTSGDVDAVIAALPSAFAQARKAGLSDRVVPLGHAR, via the coding sequence GTGCCCGTCTACCTGGACCACGCGGCGACCACGCCGATGCTTCCCGACGCGCTCGCGGCCTACGTCGAGGCGCTCGGCGTGGTCGGCAACCCCGCCTCGATCCACAGCCAGGGTCAGCAGGCGCGGCGCATGCTCGAGGAAGCGCGCGAGAACATCGCAGCGAGTGTCGGCGCAGATTCCGTCGAGGTCGTGCTCACCTCTGGCGGCACCGAGGCGGTCAACCTCGGGGTGAAAGGCCTGTTCTGGAAGCGGCAGGAGGGGCATCCGCGCCCGCGCATCCTGGTTCCCGGCGGTGAGCACCACGCCACCATCGATGCGGTCGACTGGCTGGCATCGCACGACGGCGCCGACATCGAGTGGTTGCCGATCGATGAGAACGGCCGACTGCATCCGGCCACCCTGCGGGAAGCCCTCGAGCGCGAATCGGATTCGATCGCTCTCGTGACGTTCCTGTGGGCGAACAACGAGGTCGGCACCATCCAGCCCGTCGCCGAGCTCACGGCGGTGGCCTCGGAATTCGGTGTGCCGAGCCACGTCGATGCTGTGTCGGCCTTCGGCTACGTGCTCCTCGACTTTCATGCCTCGGGGGCCGCGGCGCTCAGCATCTCGGCCCACAAGGTGGGCGGCCCCGTCGGAGTCGGAGCCCTACTTCTGGCCCGCTCGGCCGAGGTTGTTCCCCTCTTTCACGGAGGCAGCCAGCAGCGCGGTCGAAGCGGCACCCAAGACGTGGCGGGGGCGGTCTCGTTCGGCGTGGCCGCAACTCGCGCCGCCGCCGAGGTGGCCGAGCACGCTGCATCGCTCTCGGTGCTGCGCGATCGGCTCGTCGACGGGGTGCGCGCCGCGGTTCCCGAGGCCGTCCTGCGGGGCGATCCGGATGCCGAGGGCCGGCTTCCCGGCAACGCCCACTTCACCTTCCCCGGCTGCGAGGGCGACTCCCTTCTCTTTCTGCTCGATGTGGCCGGACTCTCGGTCTCCACCGGCTCCGCGTGCCAGGCCGGCGTGCCCGAGGCTTCCCACGTGCTCACCGCCATGGGCCTGTCAGAGGCTGACGCCAGGGGCGCCCTGCGCATGACACTCGGCCACGGCACGACCTCCGGCGATGTCGACGCCGTGATCGCCGCCCTGCCCTCTGCCTTCGCGCAGGCACGGAAGGCCGGTCTCAGCGACAGGGTCGTTCCCCTCGGCCACGCCCGCTGA
- a CDS encoding Fur family transcriptional regulator, translated as MTMTEPDADGLADSIRRAGLRVTDPRIAVLGLLERESHIDAERIFQAVRPDVPGTSVQAVHGVLAAFTGAGLVRRIEPARSPALYERRVDDNHHHLVCSSCGAVEDVDCAIGESPCLTPSSTSGFRIQSAEVTFWGLCPECQAAEAH; from the coding sequence ATGACGATGACCGAACCGGATGCCGACGGCCTGGCCGACAGCATCCGTCGCGCCGGGTTGCGGGTCACCGATCCGCGCATCGCGGTGCTCGGGCTTCTCGAGCGCGAGTCGCACATCGACGCGGAACGCATCTTCCAGGCCGTGCGGCCCGACGTTCCGGGCACGAGTGTGCAGGCCGTGCACGGGGTGCTCGCCGCGTTCACGGGGGCGGGGCTCGTTCGCCGCATCGAGCCGGCCAGGTCGCCTGCGCTGTACGAACGACGCGTCGACGACAATCACCACCACCTCGTCTGCAGCTCGTGCGGCGCGGTCGAAGATGTCGATTGCGCGATCGGCGAGAGCCCGTGCCTCACTCCGTCGTCGACGAGCGGATTCCGCATCCAGAGCGCCGAGGTCACCTTCTGGGGCCTCTGCCCAGAATGTCAGGCCGCCGAGGCACACTGA
- the trxA gene encoding thioredoxin, protein MATVTLTAESLDSTITENEIVLLDFWADWCGPCKQFAPVFEKSSEDNTDVVYGKIDTEDQQQLAAAAQITSIPTLMAFKNGVPVFRQAGSLPAPALADLVAQLKALDVEAAMKAQAEADAAASPAQ, encoded by the coding sequence GTGGCCACCGTCACACTCACCGCCGAATCGCTCGACTCCACCATCACCGAGAACGAGATCGTGCTCCTCGACTTCTGGGCCGATTGGTGTGGCCCCTGCAAGCAATTCGCCCCGGTCTTCGAGAAGTCCAGCGAAGACAACACCGACGTCGTCTACGGCAAGATCGACACCGAAGACCAGCAGCAGCTCGCGGCCGCCGCCCAGATCACGTCGATCCCTACGCTCATGGCATTCAAGAACGGCGTGCCCGTGTTCCGCCAGGCGGGCTCGCTTCCCGCTCCGGCCCTGGCCGACCTCGTAGCGCAGCTCAAGGCGCTCGACGTCGAGGCCGCAATGAAGGCCCAGGCCGAGGCAGACGCAGCAGCGAGCCCCGCACAATAG
- the gatC gene encoding Asp-tRNA(Asn)/Glu-tRNA(Gln) amidotransferase subunit GatC, producing MSEITQEQVSHLATLARIALTPEEIASLTSELGSIMDHVATVTEVATPDVPATSHPIPLENVFRDDVVGQTLTAEEALAGAPDHDGSRFRVTAILGEEQ from the coding sequence ATGTCCGAAATCACCCAGGAGCAGGTCAGCCATCTGGCCACCCTCGCCCGCATAGCCCTGACGCCCGAAGAGATCGCGTCGTTGACCTCAGAGCTGGGCTCGATCATGGATCACGTAGCCACCGTCACCGAGGTCGCGACGCCCGATGTGCCGGCCACCAGCCACCCGATTCCGCTTGAGAACGTGTTCCGCGACGACGTCGTCGGCCAGACCCTGACCGCCGAAGAGGCGCTCGCCGGCGCACCGGATCACGACGGCTCGCGCTTTCGCGTGACCGCCATCCTGGGGGAGGAGCAGTAA
- a CDS encoding catalase, whose amino-acid sequence MSTESFTTTESGAPVASDEHSQTVGADGPVTLHDHYLVEKLAQFNREKVPERIVHAKGGGAFGTFVTTHDVSAYTRASLFQPGASVDMLARFSTVAGEQGSPDTWRDPRGFALKFYTDEGNYDLVGNNTPVFFVRDGIKFPDFIHSQKRLPGTHLRDHNMQWDFWTLSPETAHQVTWLMGDRGLPASWRNMDGFGSHTYQWINAAGERFWVKYHFKTHQGIEILSQTDADRIAGEDADFHIRDLSEAINRGDYPSWTLSVQIMPYDEAANYRFNPFDLTKVWPHADYPLIEVGTMTLTRNPENYFAQIEQATFAPSNFVPGIAASPDKMLLARIFSYADAHRYRVGTNHAQLPVNAAVSPVNSYSKDGAMRHGFNSPETPVYAPNSHGGPHADPARLGNDAGWESDGALVRAAATLHAEDDDFGQAGTLVREVLDDAARDRLVANIAGHVSKVTDAGLRQRVYQYWTNVDATLGARVAAAVEPSAPGSNEDPETVGIG is encoded by the coding sequence ATGTCAACCGAGTCCTTCACCACCACCGAGTCGGGTGCCCCCGTCGCGAGCGACGAGCACTCCCAGACCGTCGGGGCCGACGGTCCCGTCACGCTGCACGACCACTACCTGGTCGAGAAGCTCGCACAGTTCAACCGCGAGAAGGTGCCGGAGCGCATCGTGCACGCGAAGGGCGGCGGAGCGTTCGGAACGTTCGTCACCACGCACGATGTGAGCGCGTACACGCGTGCCAGCCTCTTCCAGCCCGGCGCCTCCGTCGACATGCTCGCGCGCTTCTCCACCGTGGCCGGCGAGCAGGGCAGCCCCGACACCTGGCGCGATCCCCGCGGCTTCGCGCTGAAGTTCTACACCGACGAGGGCAACTACGACCTCGTCGGCAACAACACTCCGGTCTTCTTCGTGCGCGACGGCATCAAGTTCCCCGATTTCATCCACTCGCAGAAGCGTCTGCCGGGCACCCACCTGCGCGACCACAACATGCAGTGGGACTTCTGGACGCTGTCGCCCGAGACCGCGCACCAGGTGACCTGGCTCATGGGAGACCGAGGCCTGCCGGCATCGTGGCGCAACATGGACGGCTTCGGCTCGCACACCTACCAGTGGATCAACGCCGCTGGCGAGCGCTTCTGGGTGAAGTACCACTTCAAGACCCACCAGGGCATCGAGATCTTGAGCCAGACCGACGCGGACCGCATCGCCGGTGAGGACGCGGACTTCCACATCCGCGATCTGTCCGAGGCGATCAACCGGGGCGACTACCCCAGCTGGACGCTCAGCGTGCAGATCATGCCCTACGACGAGGCGGCGAATTACCGCTTCAACCCGTTCGACCTCACCAAGGTGTGGCCGCACGCGGACTACCCGCTCATCGAGGTCGGCACCATGACCCTGACGCGCAACCCCGAGAACTACTTCGCGCAGATCGAGCAGGCCACGTTCGCTCCGTCGAACTTCGTTCCCGGAATCGCGGCCAGCCCCGACAAGATGCTGCTCGCGCGCATCTTCAGCTACGCCGACGCACACCGCTACCGCGTGGGAACCAACCACGCCCAGCTTCCGGTGAACGCCGCTGTCTCGCCGGTGAACTCGTACTCGAAGGACGGGGCCATGCGCCACGGCTTCAACTCGCCCGAGACCCCGGTCTACGCGCCGAACTCGCACGGCGGACCGCACGCCGACCCTGCGCGCCTCGGCAACGATGCGGGCTGGGAGAGCGACGGCGCGCTGGTTCGCGCCGCGGCGACACTGCACGCAGAAGACGACGACTTCGGCCAGGCCGGAACCCTCGTGCGCGAGGTTCTCGACGACGCCGCGCGCGATCGCCTCGTGGCGAACATCGCCGGTCACGTGTCCAAGGTGACCGACGCTGGCCTCCGCCAGCGGGTCTACCAGTACTGGACCAACGTCGACGCCACGCTCGGAGCTCGCGTCGCCGCGGCAGTGGAGCCGAGCGCTCCCGGATCGAACGAGGACCCGGAGACCGTCGGCATCGGTTGA
- the mnmA gene encoding tRNA 2-thiouridine(34) synthase MnmA, with translation MSGGVDSAVAAARAVEAGHDVVGVHLALSRMPGTLRTGARGCCTIEDSMDAQRVANKIGIPYYVWDFSERFKADVVDDFVAEYTAGRTPNPCMRCNERIKFAALLEKAVDLGFDAVATGHYANIVTDDDGNRELHRAATWAKDQSYVLGVLTSEQLAHSMFPLGSTPSKAEVRAEAEARGFSVAKKPDSHDICFIPDGDTKGWLAERVGSEQGQVVERDGSVVGSHDGAHSFTVGQRRGLHLGMPAPDGKPRFVLEVRPIANQVVVGPKEALDIGEIAGARFTWAGLAPTHPEIPFECEVQIRAHADPVAATAVVRPLAVPVPIEGQRPASDHELVVTPHTPLNGVAPGQTAVVYIGTRVLGQCTIDRTVSVDSNSAEANSTDANSTDANSAVPSGAVA, from the coding sequence ATGAGTGGCGGGGTCGACTCCGCGGTTGCCGCGGCGCGCGCGGTCGAGGCCGGACACGACGTGGTCGGGGTGCACCTCGCCCTGTCGCGAATGCCCGGTACCCTCCGTACGGGTGCGCGAGGCTGCTGCACCATCGAAGACTCCATGGACGCGCAGCGCGTGGCCAACAAGATCGGCATTCCCTACTACGTGTGGGACTTCTCCGAGCGGTTCAAGGCAGATGTGGTCGACGACTTCGTCGCCGAGTACACCGCCGGCCGAACGCCGAACCCGTGCATGCGCTGCAACGAGCGCATCAAGTTCGCCGCGCTGCTCGAGAAGGCCGTCGACCTCGGCTTCGATGCCGTGGCCACAGGACATTACGCCAACATCGTGACGGATGACGATGGCAACAGGGAGCTTCATCGCGCAGCGACCTGGGCGAAAGACCAGAGCTACGTGCTCGGCGTCCTGACGAGTGAGCAGCTCGCGCACAGTATGTTCCCGCTGGGCTCTACCCCCTCGAAGGCCGAGGTCAGGGCCGAGGCAGAGGCGCGTGGCTTCAGCGTCGCGAAGAAGCCCGACAGCCATGACATCTGCTTCATCCCCGACGGCGACACGAAGGGCTGGCTCGCCGAGCGCGTCGGAAGCGAACAGGGTCAAGTCGTCGAGCGTGACGGCAGTGTCGTCGGCAGTCATGACGGCGCGCACTCGTTCACGGTCGGCCAGCGCCGAGGGCTGCACCTCGGAATGCCCGCCCCCGATGGCAAGCCCCGTTTCGTCCTCGAGGTTCGCCCGATCGCGAATCAGGTCGTCGTCGGCCCGAAGGAGGCGCTCGACATCGGCGAGATCGCCGGGGCCCGCTTCACCTGGGCCGGACTCGCGCCGACCCACCCAGAGATCCCGTTCGAGTGCGAGGTACAGATCCGCGCACACGCAGACCCCGTCGCAGCCACTGCGGTCGTGCGACCGCTCGCCGTGCCCGTTCCCATCGAGGGCCAGCGGCCGGCATCCGATCACGAGCTCGTCGTCACGCCGCACACGCCTCTGAACGGCGTCGCGCCCGGCCAGACGGCTGTCGTCTACATCGGAACGCGCGTTCTGGGGCAGTGCACCATCGATCGCACGGTCAGCGTCGATTCGAACAGTGCCGAGGCGAACAGTACCGATGCCAACAGCACCGACGCGAACAGCGCGGTTCCGTCTGGGGCCGTGGCCTGA